A region from the Aegilops tauschii subsp. strangulata cultivar AL8/78 chromosome 5, Aet v6.0, whole genome shotgun sequence genome encodes:
- the LOC109737355 gene encoding uncharacterized protein isoform X2 has translation MATAEEGEGGEPPGLGRGRCPRFRRSEATRDMAGGGGVGGKEDGGTEPPLQFVLALPATALPAVVSRLEAAVPRKARSYLPRNVPSAWWSLRIPFIQPLPPAGDPANEEEGRRFPRPQRVQVAPSLDPGTADKPPKRLKRCLHCKAVETPQRRSGPMGRGTLCNACGVWYSKNGTLPEHRPVASPIVDSPLENPIWEPEVPGAIYLVRKSATERMPPRTEAAPAPAPRPGTSCLHCGSSEPPLWIEGSMGRREVCTACGMRYKKGRLLPECRPAECSVTDSRQESPVINSPPESPIWEPEVPSSVHLPRKPSKKKKRRRPRSEAPSAPWPANKGKRCQHCGSSETPQWREGPKGRATLCNACGVRYRQGRLLPEYRPVASPTFVPTKHANTHRKVLQLHRTRQSNDEHPSPLPADSVTNLPPIRNELPTTSTAGLASEDPTDAPGYTDNPINVPSSLDSLLLDGPSAPLIVESEDFAIS, from the exons ATGGCGACGGCGGAGGAAGGCGAGGGAGGAGAG CCACCAGGATTAGGGAGGGGGAGGTGTCCAAGATTCCGGCGATCTGAGGCGACCCGCGACATGGCCGGGGGCGGCGGCGTTGGGGGGAAGGAGGATGGCGGCACGGAGCCCCCGCTCCAGTTCGTCCTCGCTCTCCCCGCAACGGCGCTCCCCGCCGTCGTCTCCCGCCTGGAGGCCGCCGTCCCGCGGAAGGCGCGCAGCTACCTCCCCCGCAACGTCCCGTCGGCCTGGTGGTCACTCAGGATCCCCTTCATCCAGCCGCTGCCGCCGGCTGGGGACCCGGCAAACGAAGAAGAGGGGAGAAGGTTCCCCCGCCCCCAGCGCGTGCAGGTGGCTCCGTCTCTCGATCCAGGCACGGCCGATAAGCCGCCCAAGAGACTGAAGAGGTGCCTGCACTGCAAGGCGGTGGAGACGCCGCAGCGGAGGTCAGGGCCGATGGGGCGGGGTACCCTCTGCAACGCCTGCGGAGTATGGTACAGTAAGAACGGGACGCTGCCGGAGCACCGTCCGGTGGCAAGCCCAATCGTCGATTCGCCGCTGGAGAACCCGATCTGGGAGCCCGAGGTGCCTGGGGCCATCTACCTGGTCAGAAAGTCGGCCACGGAGAGGATGCCTCCCAGGACAGAAGCCGCGCCAGCGCCAGCGCCACGGCCGGGGACGAGCTGCTTGCACTGCGGGTCGTCGGAGCCACCTTTGTGGATAGAAGGGTCGATGGGGCGGAGGGAGGTCTGCACCGCCTGCGGCATGAGGTACAAGAAAGGGAGGTTGCTGCCGGAGTGCCGTCCAGCAGAGTGCTCAGTAACGGATTCCCGGCAGGAGAGCCCAGTCATCAACTCCCCGCCAGAGAGTCCCATCTGGGAGCCTGAGGTGCCTTCGTCCGTGCACCTGCCAAGAAAGCcttcaaagaagaagaagaggcgGCGGCCTAGAAGCGAAGCCCCTTCGGCGCCATGGCCGGCAAATAAGGGGAAGAGGTGCCAGCACTGTGGGTCGTCAGAGACGCCACAGTGGAGGGAGGGGCCAAAGGGGCGAGCCACGCTGTGCAACGCGTGTGGCGTGCGGTACAGGCAGGGGAGGCTACTGCCGGAGTACCGGCCCGTGGCGAGCCCTACATTTGTGCCAACAAAGCATGCCAATACCCACCGCAAGGTGCTCCAGTTGCATCGAACCAGGCAAAGCAACGACGAGCATCCATCACCGTTGCCTGCCGACAGCGTCACCAACCTGCCCCCAATCCGCAACGAGCTCCCGACCACCAGCACGGCAGGTCTCGCCAGTGAGGACCCGACCGATGCACCGGGCTACACCGACAACCCAATCAACGTGCCGAGCTCACTGGACTCGCTGCTGCTCGACGGGCCGTCGGCACCGCTCATCGTAGAGAGTGAAGATTTTGCGATTAGCTAG
- the LOC109737355 gene encoding uncharacterized protein isoform X1 encodes MATAEEGEGGEVQPPGLGRGRCPRFRRSEATRDMAGGGGVGGKEDGGTEPPLQFVLALPATALPAVVSRLEAAVPRKARSYLPRNVPSAWWSLRIPFIQPLPPAGDPANEEEGRRFPRPQRVQVAPSLDPGTADKPPKRLKRCLHCKAVETPQRRSGPMGRGTLCNACGVWYSKNGTLPEHRPVASPIVDSPLENPIWEPEVPGAIYLVRKSATERMPPRTEAAPAPAPRPGTSCLHCGSSEPPLWIEGSMGRREVCTACGMRYKKGRLLPECRPAECSVTDSRQESPVINSPPESPIWEPEVPSSVHLPRKPSKKKKRRRPRSEAPSAPWPANKGKRCQHCGSSETPQWREGPKGRATLCNACGVRYRQGRLLPEYRPVASPTFVPTKHANTHRKVLQLHRTRQSNDEHPSPLPADSVTNLPPIRNELPTTSTAGLASEDPTDAPGYTDNPINVPSSLDSLLLDGPSAPLIVESEDFAIS; translated from the exons ATGGCGACGGCGGAGGAAGGCGAGGGAGGAGAGGTACAG CCACCAGGATTAGGGAGGGGGAGGTGTCCAAGATTCCGGCGATCTGAGGCGACCCGCGACATGGCCGGGGGCGGCGGCGTTGGGGGGAAGGAGGATGGCGGCACGGAGCCCCCGCTCCAGTTCGTCCTCGCTCTCCCCGCAACGGCGCTCCCCGCCGTCGTCTCCCGCCTGGAGGCCGCCGTCCCGCGGAAGGCGCGCAGCTACCTCCCCCGCAACGTCCCGTCGGCCTGGTGGTCACTCAGGATCCCCTTCATCCAGCCGCTGCCGCCGGCTGGGGACCCGGCAAACGAAGAAGAGGGGAGAAGGTTCCCCCGCCCCCAGCGCGTGCAGGTGGCTCCGTCTCTCGATCCAGGCACGGCCGATAAGCCGCCCAAGAGACTGAAGAGGTGCCTGCACTGCAAGGCGGTGGAGACGCCGCAGCGGAGGTCAGGGCCGATGGGGCGGGGTACCCTCTGCAACGCCTGCGGAGTATGGTACAGTAAGAACGGGACGCTGCCGGAGCACCGTCCGGTGGCAAGCCCAATCGTCGATTCGCCGCTGGAGAACCCGATCTGGGAGCCCGAGGTGCCTGGGGCCATCTACCTGGTCAGAAAGTCGGCCACGGAGAGGATGCCTCCCAGGACAGAAGCCGCGCCAGCGCCAGCGCCACGGCCGGGGACGAGCTGCTTGCACTGCGGGTCGTCGGAGCCACCTTTGTGGATAGAAGGGTCGATGGGGCGGAGGGAGGTCTGCACCGCCTGCGGCATGAGGTACAAGAAAGGGAGGTTGCTGCCGGAGTGCCGTCCAGCAGAGTGCTCAGTAACGGATTCCCGGCAGGAGAGCCCAGTCATCAACTCCCCGCCAGAGAGTCCCATCTGGGAGCCTGAGGTGCCTTCGTCCGTGCACCTGCCAAGAAAGCcttcaaagaagaagaagaggcgGCGGCCTAGAAGCGAAGCCCCTTCGGCGCCATGGCCGGCAAATAAGGGGAAGAGGTGCCAGCACTGTGGGTCGTCAGAGACGCCACAGTGGAGGGAGGGGCCAAAGGGGCGAGCCACGCTGTGCAACGCGTGTGGCGTGCGGTACAGGCAGGGGAGGCTACTGCCGGAGTACCGGCCCGTGGCGAGCCCTACATTTGTGCCAACAAAGCATGCCAATACCCACCGCAAGGTGCTCCAGTTGCATCGAACCAGGCAAAGCAACGACGAGCATCCATCACCGTTGCCTGCCGACAGCGTCACCAACCTGCCCCCAATCCGCAACGAGCTCCCGACCACCAGCACGGCAGGTCTCGCCAGTGAGGACCCGACCGATGCACCGGGCTACACCGACAACCCAATCAACGTGCCGAGCTCACTGGACTCGCTGCTGCTCGACGGGCCGTCGGCACCGCTCATCGTAGAGAGTGAAGATTTTGCGATTAGCTAG